One genomic window of Elaeis guineensis isolate ETL-2024a chromosome 2, EG11, whole genome shotgun sequence includes the following:
- the LOC105054831 gene encoding arabinogalactan protein 13, whose amino-acid sequence MEAGLKLRFFAVAMLAVVMASSLVEKAAAADAPAPSPTSGASVAAPAAALASLATLAFGYLFC is encoded by the coding sequence ATGGAGGCTGGTCTGAAGCTGAGGTTCTTCGCCGTGGCCATGCTGGCCGTCGTGATGGCCTCCTCCCTCGTGGAGAAGGCGGCCGCCGCCGACGCCCCAGCCCCCAGCCCCACCTCCGGCGCCTCCGTCGCCGCCCCCGCCGCCGCCCTCGCCTCCCTCGCCACCCTCGCCTTCGGTTACCTCTTCTGTTGA